One window of the Hoplias malabaricus isolate fHopMal1 chromosome Y, fHopMal1.hap1, whole genome shotgun sequence genome contains the following:
- the LOC136678668 gene encoding urea transporter 2-like, which produces MPASQISEVISANIANILQASISEHSKELQPLMANKVIQTEQKGQTPEKGEQHPTTSSSRNVKVKLTRFVSYFAGDMAPFAEWIKGQFILIQILDWVLRGAAQVMFVNNPLSGLIIFAGLILQSRWVALNGFVGTLFATISALILKQNRGAIAAGLYGYNGILVGLLMAVFSSAGDWYWWLLLPNIFLSMACPIVSSALASINSRWDLPVFTLPFNILVCLHIVATGHYNQHFPQVLIQPVTSFPNITWSELDYALLFRSIPVGIGQVYGCDNAWTGGIFIIALFISSPITCVHAVIGSAIGMVSGLALAAPFQNIYFGLWGYNCVLACIAIGGMFYALTWQAHLLAVTCAFFCAYLSSAIANIMATFGLPACTWPFCLSALTFLLITTEIKAIYKLPLAKVTYPEKNLIYFWKLKKEERAEKLQKAQEKVQQQEKEAQMAKECDFKIMIESQQQEQSKLPETSAEKHTNNTENLPENTTITVSTDSTCL; this is translated from the exons ATGCCTGCATCACAAATCTCAGAG GTTATTTCTGCGAATATTGCAAACATCCTCCAAGCATCTATTTCTGAGCACTCAAAG GAGCTGCAACCACTCATGGCCAACAAAGTTATTCAGACAGAGCAGAAGGGTCAGACCCCTGAGAAGGGAGAGCAGCACCCCACCACATCTTCATCCAGGAACGTGAAGGTCAAACTTACGCGCTTTGTGTCTTACTTCGCCGGAGACATGGCTCCCTTTGCCGAGTGGATAAAAG gTCAGTTCATCCTGATTCAGATTTTGGACTGGGTGCTGAGAGGGGCAGCACAGGTCATGTTTGTGAACAACCCCTTGAGTGGACTCATCATTTTTGCTGGACTTATCCTCCAGAGCAGATGGGTTGCTCTCAATGGCTTCGTAGGCACCTTATTTGCCACTATCTCAGCCCTCATTTTGAAACAAAACAG gggAGCTATAGCAGCAGGTTTGTATGGATATAATGGAATCCTGGTGGGTCTTCTGATGGCTGTCTTCTCCAGTGCTGGTGACTGGTACTGGTGGCTTCTGCTGCCCAATATCTTCTTGTCAATGGCATG CCCGATTGTCTCCAGTGCACTGGCCTCTATCAACAGTCGCTGGGATTTGCCGGTCTTTACTCTTCCTTTCAACATCTTGGTGTGTCTACACATAGTGGCTACAGGCCATTACAACCAGCACTTCCCTCAGGTTCTAATCCAACCTGTGACCTCCTTCCCCAACATCACCTGGTCTGAGCTGGATTATGCTTTG CTCTTTCGGTCCATTCCTGTGGGTATTGGGCAGGTCTATGGCTGTGACAATGCTTGGACAGGAGGCATTTTCATCATTGCACTTTTTATTTCTTCACCAATCACTTGTGTTCATGCGGTGATTGGTTCTGCCATAGGTATGGTGTCAG GTCTCGCTCTTGCTGCACCCTTCCAGAACATCTACTTTGGGCTGTGGGGATACAACTGCGTTTTGGCTTGTATCGCAATAGGTGGAATGTTCTATGCTCTCACATGGCAGGCCCATCTCTTGGCAGTCACATGTG CATTTTTCTGCGCCTACCTCAGCTCCGCTATCGCCAATATTATGGCCACG TTTGGTCTCCCAGCTTGCACTTGGCCCTTTTGCCTGTCTGCCCTCACTTTCCTTTTGATCACCACTGAGATAAAAGCCATCTACAAGCTGCCACTGGCCAAGGTGACCTATCCTGAGAAAAACCTCATCTACTTCTGGAAGTtgaaaaaagaggagagagcTGAGAAGCTGCAGAAAGCCCAAGAGAAGGTGCAACAGCAGGAGAAAGAGGCTCAGATGGCAAAAGAGTGTGACTTTAAGATTATGATAGAGAGCCAGCAGCAGGAGCAATCGAAGCTTCCAGAGACGAGTGCTGAAAAACACACTAACAACACGGAGAATTTACCAGAAAACACAACCATTACTGTCAGCACAGATTCAACATGTTTATAA